TAGTCAGAATAAAGATCAATCAATTGCAACTTTTGTCCTATTCCACTTTTTACACAGttattcaaaacaaattattgttggtgttttactttgttacattgAATACTTAATAAAACCAGACTGGAGGTACTTTTTTAGTTTGTAAAAGTCAAGTAGCAACAGCAACATGGTTCCAGTTGCCGCAGTCACAACTTCACATTAAAGgctcatttttacagtttagaCCGTTTCAGAGGGGAAATTTCGACAGGAATACCTCCACCTGCTCTTGAAAAGATTGTGAGGCACATATTTCATCTTATTTTAGATTATTGCTGATAAAAAATCTCAGAACTGCTGATAGAATTCTGTGTTTTctcaacaacaaccaaaaattCTAGGTTGCTCAGCAAGATCAGTCAGATGTTTGAAGGTGGTCTTTGGGGTCGGGAATACAATTGAGTATAGAAAAGAGGGGAAATCCAAGACACTCTTCTTCATGAtaattttaaaagcctttattttactgGCTGTTTCATAATAGAAAATGCAAAAGacatagacagaaaaaaaacacacgtaGTGGCAATGACAGCCTTCtgaaaggtgcactatgagttcccgCATGGtcaaatatcaaacaaaacagaacaagcTCGCCCATCCCCCCATGTTCCTGTAACTGTTGTGACTAACTCTCACTAACCCCCATCCCCCAACTATCTTGTTGGTGATTGGctggtgtgttttgttgtattttggtgcctAGCCTGTGTCtgtagtgtttgtttgacgttCCTGACCTCTGTATTGTCTCCCGAGACTGagcttttttacagtgttttcaggaagcaggcagctagcggatccaggcaaaaatgaaatcacgctgaaaccatgcaggaactcattgTGCACcttaaataaaggctttttaaaataatttggaaGAAGAGGGCcttgtatttccctttttttctacaaataaacaaatcaatttGAGACGCATATAGATCTCTTTCTCtatcacaatgtttttataaaatgttgcTTTGTTACAGTATGAAAActacataagaaaaaaaagaagaaaagaatgtgtgtgtgtgtgtgcgtgcgtgcgtgcgtgcgtgtgtgtgtgtgtatgtgtgtgtgtgtgtgtgtgtgtgagtgagtgataTGCAGACTGTCATTCACTCTTTTTAACAGCTTGAAATGTGTAATCCTCCTTTAAATGTCCGCATTTATGTGTATAATTCAGCAGTTATTCCACTTTAACCAGGCCTAATTATTGTGCATGAAACACCAACATTTGATGTAAGCACATTAAACAGGAAATATTATTTCTCCCTCAAAATCattcaattaatttattttttttcctgggttttaaatgtcattgtgaCAAAATATGCATTACACCCCAAATTAATCATTCTGAATAACGCATTACAGGCCCAAATGTTATAAACcattatttgtaaaatgtaagaatgTTCCAACATATCGGCTAACAGTGAATTTGCTTCTGCTGGATCTGCTTCTGACGGCAACAATGTCCGGCAATTTCATTGGTTGTCACGTTGCATCACATGACAGATGAAACCAGGAAGTATTTTGGTTCCACAAGGCGGAAGCGTAGCTATATTTTACTGAACCTGAAACTATTTTAGGAGAAAACCTTGTTTACAAGGAGCAACAAGGTAATTACTCAATATTCACAGGCTGGAGTGAATATTGTTTTTCGTTGTTGGTGAGAACGGGAACGTGTTATATGTTTCCTTTTTGGGATTTTTCTTGTTAGGTGAGGTTAGCATAGCTAACTGGTCTCATCGTTTTGAGCTTTAGCCTCGCAGCTAacttacagttttgtttttatctggtTATTCGGTCAAAGTTAAGGTCAGCAAGTTTTGTGATGCAATCTGTTTGTTTGCaggttgttattgttgtgttttgaatTGAAGTACATATCTATGATATATTCTCTTGCTATGGTTTAATGTGATATTGACTATTAAAAGATGGTAAAATAATACAAGCTGTCTTAGttatatcagaatcagctttatttgcaagGTCTGAGGACACATTAGAGGAATTTTACTTTGGATAGTagtgctcacaatgtgcttactcatacaaaacaagcaacaacaCTAACAATATACATactacaaacagaaacaatatagacaggtatGATATGTCGATATATAAtcattttttaactcttttttagTTTCTGACCCTTCAGAAACTGTTTATCCTATTGTCACTTTGTTCACAGTCGGTCTTGTCATCCAATGTTTTAGATCCTTATTACTAGCAGACTAATAAAGTTAGATGTTTATTGTCAACTACACTTTCatgaaaattgacattttaaaatgtattttacctttttaaaaagctaacaACTTTTTTCATCATCAGTTGTTCTACGgcttattttcttgattttttttttggtctggttctcgtcagaaaattgtgaacaTTACACTTTCTGATTTTCCAGAACCCATGTTAacacctttttaaaacactttctttttttaccatcaGTGCAAAACCCCCGAATACATGCCGACTGATTTTTAGTTTCATAAATGAAAGCAGCCAATCCTGACATTTCACATGCTGGACCTACgtaatgttttgcatttcttgAAACATGACTGACATTATTAAGaactaattatttttctgtcaattgactAAATTGTTAATCTACTAATCTTTTCAGCTCTAAATATTAATGATTTTGTTagttatttataataaaattacaaatgagATTATTGTTgtcttatttaaaaacaaactaaatatcttttaGATTAGAACTgtggttaaaaaacaattagtcGCTTATTTGAAGAAGTACTTAGCAAATTAATAGAATTTAAGAATATCTTAATTGCAGCCCTAATAGGTTAAATACAAGGATTACGAGACATTTTATAGATAATGTATTTTGATCTGCAACTTAAAAAATCTGATCATGTAGTTTTGTGTAGGCATTTTAAGTAGTTCCACTGATTTtccatgtttgtattttatttttttaaggttgaCCGGGTCTCTCCAGCACTGCCCACCCGATCCGGTTCTTCCCACCGGTAGTTTGGCGTCTGACCTCTCTCACCATCAGTGCCTGTGTCTACAGACTCAGCTTTCGTCTGTGCACCTCTTTCACCTGTTTGTTTCAGTCCATCTCATCCATAAcagcctctgtctctgtcaatgGCTGGGCGCGGTGGAGGATCAACCAGGCCTAATGGTGCCGCAGCAGCAAACAAAATCTGCCAGTTCAAACTGGTGCTGCTGGGGGAGTCAGCGGTGGGCAAGTCAAGCTTAGTGCTGCGCTTTGTCAAAGGCCAGTTTCATGAGTTCCAGGAGAGTACCATTGGTGGTAAGAGACACTGGTTTTCTACACTTTTAATGGAGTGGTTTTATTTAGGGGGATTTGGGAGTCTCAATAGGTAGATTGGGTTGTTTTGTGTACTTAAGTGATGAATATTTTTTGAAGTGTATCAATACCTGTGCCAACAAATAGTTAGACTTAGACAGTGGTTCCAGAACTTTTTCTGTGAGGCCCCCCCTTTTGTAGGCACAAATGTTTGGAACCAATATTTTCTATATTAATGGCTTTGTTGCCTTTCCAGTTGAACATGTTCAACATTGAAAGGTTACCTAAGTCAAATTCAACATTCTTTTGGGGTACGAGTGTGCGAGAGCCTTAAAAACCCTCAACTTGCTGGATACATGAACCCGCTCTTCCAGGAGGATGGAAAGGTACATGGTCCTAAAACAATATCATTCCACTTATCTTCATTGTCCTGCTGTCCTCAGCCGCCTTCCTCACTCAGACCGTCTGTTTGGACGACACTACTGTGAAGTTTGAGATCTGGGACACAGCGGGTCAAGAGCGCTACCACAGCCTAGCTCCAATGTACTACAGAGGCGCTCAGGCGGCCATCGTGGTCTACGACATTACCAACACAGTAGGTTTCACCTGCAGGGAAACAAGCTCATCAGCCAGTAGCAGTTTGATGAATGAACTTGTGTTTAAGCAGCAGctatttttgtttgtcaaattcATTGTTTACTCTATTGCAACCAAAAATAATGGTACAAGACAGCTCAAGTCTGAAGTTTTAAGCAAAACTATTCTGATAATTAGAGGCCATTTTAGAGTATCTAATGGAGGGGTATTGGGTTTGTTTGGAGGCAGACGTGTGGGCGTTTGGACATTACACAGGTGCATATTGTAGTTGCAATTGTtccattaatgttaaaaatacttGTCAATGTAAACACACTGGGTGAGAGCCATATTAATAAGGTTTGTTGCTCAATTAGGATACTTTTGCACGAGCCAAGAACTGGGTGAAGGAGCTGCAGAGACAAGCCAGTCCCAACATAGTGATTGCTCTGGCTGGAAACAAGGCAGACATCGCAAACAAAAGAGCTGTAGACCTTCAGGTATGAAGAAGTACAGCAAAGGGATTTTGGATATTCAAAGCCTCATCCTGACTTTACAAAATCATACAATTGTATTGAAGTTGCCAATGCTGTacaaatattaatatcaatatctAAATAATGTTCTTAGGAGGCACAAACGTACGCTGATGACAACAGTCTGCTCTTCATGGAGACTTCAGCCAAAACTGCCATGAATGTCAATGAAATTTTCATGGCTATTGGTAAGTTCAATGACAACTGACAAAGCTTTCCTGCCCTGAATTTAATGTACTGGTTGGGTGATTTGACTTAAATTGCATTTTACAAGCTGATTAGCTGTCAGCtgataaataatcaaaacaatatgAAGCAAAGCAAATGTCTTAGAAATATGTGCACTTGACCTAATCACTTGTGTTCACAAATTAACAACAGTGTTGtttaaagttaatttttaaacatgtttaaaggatgtcaacaaaaacacaactttctcAGACAAAAGCTGACCATCCACGTTGCTTCATcctaaattaaaagaaataataaaaccacTCGGATTAGATATCAAAGACCTGATTGTGTTTATGAGACACTGACAAAAGTTTTAAACAATAGACTAGTATAACCTTCTGTATGTTGCACctctaacttaaaaaaaaaaaaaagaatagtaaaAACTAACATCTGTTGCAGCAAAGAAGCTACCGAAGAGCGACCCCCAGGGTGGAGCTGGACAAGGTGGGCGGACCAAGTCAGGAGTGGATCTACAAGAAGCCGCTCCTCAGAGCCGCAGCAGCCAGTGCTGCGGCGGCGGCAATTAGCAAGTACAAAACAATGAACTTAGTGAGCGAGCCCTGAACATCGTTTTAAGGACAGCACGTAGCTAAAACCCAGAGAGGCAGGAGAAGGCAGAGCCACTCGCCACCCTTGCACTTAAACTGAGATTACAGATGAGATTATCTGGCTCCACTTTGATTAAAGAATCATAAGCTAGAGGGAATTACCAAGATCCCTCACTAGTTCTCCTCTGTCTTTACCCCCGTGTATCTATCTACCTCCCTGTTCATCTTCAGCCTCTGTCTCAGTTGAttgaattctgttttttttgtttttgttttttttgaatggTGATGCTGAGGTTGCTTGCCTTTTCCCCtatttgtttgagtgtgtgtgtctatggtATGTACTGCGTGTATATGTATaaagtacatacacacacatgtatattgGCAGTTTACTTTTCTACTTTTGCCATTTCCCTCTACATAGATCATCATTATGAGAGatacaaatatcaaaaaactaaTGCTGAAATTGCAAACGACAAAGCAATTCATCTTGAAGGTTTAT
This sequence is a window from Etheostoma cragini isolate CJK2018 chromosome 21, CSU_Ecrag_1.0, whole genome shotgun sequence. Protein-coding genes within it:
- the LOC117936701 gene encoding ras-related protein Rab-5C-like encodes the protein MAGRGGGSTRPNGAAAANKICQFKLVLLGESAVGKSSLVLRFVKGQFHEFQESTIGAAFLTQTVCLDDTTVKFEIWDTAGQERYHSLAPMYYRGAQAAIVVYDITNTDTFARAKNWVKELQRQASPNIVIALAGNKADIANKRAVDLQEAQTYADDNSLLFMETSAKTAMNVNEIFMAIAKKLPKSDPQGGAGQGGRTKSGVDLQEAAPQSRSSQCCGGGN